The Electrophorus electricus isolate fEleEle1 chromosome 19, fEleEle1.pri, whole genome shotgun sequence genome has a segment encoding these proteins:
- the wnt9a gene encoding protein Wnt-9a: MLDGHLTLGWLCFTVLVYLFSLPRPTSAYFGLTGNEPLSILPPSSQPEERVSRVHYKLCDRLKLEKKQRRMCRRDPGVAETLVEAVSISALECQYQFRFERWNCTLEGRYRANILKRGFKETAFLYAISSAGLTHAIAKACSAGRMERCTCDEAPDLENRKAWQWGGCGDNLKYSNKFVKDFLGKRSNKDLRARVDMHNSNVGMKVIKAGVETTCKCHGVSGSCTVQTCWRQLAPFHEIGKQLKQRYEASLRVGSSTNEATGEADIAQPRAPGPDPIPRTTDLLHIEDSPNFCRPSKFSAGTTARKCHKDKNCEAICCGRGHNTQSRVVTRPCQCQVRWCCYVECKQCTQKEEVYTCKG, encoded by the exons GCTGACGGGTAACGAGCCTCTGTCCATCCTGCCGCCGAGCTCCCAGCCTGAGGAAAGGGTGAGCAGGGTGCACTACAAGCTGTGTGACCGCCTCAAGCTGGAGAAGAAACAGCGGCGCATGTGCAGACGAGACCCTGGCGTGGCCGAGACCCTCGTGGAGGCCGTCAGCATCAGCGCCCTGGAGTGCCAGTACCAGTTCCGCTTCGAGAGGTGGAACTGCACCCTAGAGGGGCGCTATCGAGCCAACATTTTAAAGAGAG GATTTAAAGAGACGGCGTTCCTTTACGCCATCTCGTCGGCGGGGCTGACCCATGCCATCGCCAAGGCGTGCAGCGCGGGCCGTATGGAGCGCTGCACTTGCGACGAGGCCCCTGACCTGGAGAACCGCAAGGCCTGGCAGTGGGGCGGCTGCGGAGACAACCTCAAATACAGCAATAAGTTCGTCAAGGACTTCCTGGGCAAGAGGTCCAATAAGGACCTGCGCGCGCGGGTGGACATGCATAACAGCAACGTGGGCATGAAG GTGATCAAAGCGGGCGTGGAGACCACCTGCAAGTGCCACGGGGTGTCGGGCTCGTGCACTGTGCAGACGTGCTGGAGGCAGCTGGCGCCCTTCCACGAGATTGGCAAGCAGCTGAAGCAGCGCTACGAGGCCTCGCTGAGGGTGGGCAGCTCCACCAACGAGGCCACGGGGGAGGCGGACATCGCACAGCCGCGCGCCCCGGGGCCTGACCCCATCCCCCGCACCACCGACCTGCTCCACATCGAGGACTCGCCCAACTTCTGCCGGCCCAGCAAGTTCTCAGCCGGCACGACGGCGCGGAAGTGCCACAAAGACAAGAATTGCGAGGCCATCTGCTGTGGGCGGGGCCACAACACGCAGAGCCGCGTGGTGACCAGGCCCTGTCAATGCCAGGTGCGCTGGTGCTGCTACGTGGAGTGCAAGCAGTGCACGCAGAAAGAGGAGGTCTACACCTGCAAAGGGTAG